A region from the Ptychodera flava strain L36383 chromosome 10, AS_Pfla_20210202, whole genome shotgun sequence genome encodes:
- the LOC139142808 gene encoding tetranectin-like protein, which produces MNAATVLLMVVAIHQAYADTATYRRCECYQYTAVCSESTWQAANDSCKADGGRLATMHTKALWKQSKTEIKGAGMDEKSCHGFGFWIGFYDPDRSLDGSTHDETAFEWVYPMCKNFAKWAPGQPNDNKKKDDSGQNCVQLWTKKSFKYDDEYCTSEKGYICQKATSCDHVCY; this is translated from the exons ATGAATGCTGCAACAGTGCTTTTGATGGTAGTGGCCATACATCAGGCGTATGCTGATACAG CAACTTACAGACGATGTGAATGTTACCAGTACACTGCCGTGTGTTCCGAGTCTACCTGGCAGGCTGCCAATGATTCATGCAAGGCAGACGGTGGTCGGCTTGCAACGATGCATACTAAGGCACTATGGAAGCAATCGAAAACTGAGATAAAAGGAGCAGGAATGGACGAGAAATCCTGCCATGGGTTTGGATTTTGGATCGGCTTCTATGATCCCGACAGGAGTCTTGATGGAAGTACTCACGACGAAACAGCGTTCGAATGGGTTTATCCGATGTGTAAGAATTTTGCAAAATGGGCACCAGGCCAACCTAATgataacaaaaagaaagacgATTCGGGACAAAATTGCGTCCAGTTATG GACCAAGAAAAGTTTCAAGTACGACGATGAATACTGTACTTCTGAGAAGGGCTACATTTGTCAGAAAGCCA CTTCATGCGACCACGTCTGCTACTAA